The Coffea arabica cultivar ET-39 chromosome 8e, Coffea Arabica ET-39 HiFi, whole genome shotgun sequence genome window below encodes:
- the LOC113704448 gene encoding protein VACUOLELESS GAMETOPHYTES-like, protein MMLTKHEINSATADQEEAILSICDWCIEPILLSDPHYACAEGDYFLHKTCYQFPDELQTPKHPEHLLTPMTVLAVAGNFRCHACLKEGSCLYYECKSCKFYICIKCVSASLTSAVLHNSHKHLLTQVENTNRITCNACGVDRGSFGFGCEDCHFYLDYECALMPPTTKQKWDEHMLVLSYPPFVEHPDEFCCVICDLQMNPNEWMYHCHECDQSFHPWCIPQIHQNTKFGRAMYVDEHSHPLTHIPEAYDDAICHGCDNNFDDGEEAFQCTECSYCLRADCACKREVLDP, encoded by the coding sequence ATGATGCTAACCAAGCATGAGATTAATAGTGCTACTGCTGATCAAGAAGAAGCAATACTATCAATTTGTGACTGGTGTATTGAGCCTATTCTCTTGTCTGATCCTCACTATGCTTGCGCCGAGGGCGATTACTTTCTCCATAAGACTTGTTATCAATTCCCTGATGAACTACAAACCCCAAAACATCCCGAGCATTTGCTTACACCGATGACAGTATTGGCTGTTGCTGGCAACTTTAGGTGTCATGCCTGTCTAAAGGAGGGAAGTTGTCTCTACTATGAATGCAAATCCTGTAAATTCTACATTTGTATCAAGTGCGTGAGTGCGAGCTTGACATCAGCTGTTTTGCACAATTCTCATAAGCATCTCTTAACTCAGGTTGAAAACACAAATCGGATAACGTGCAATGCCTGTGGCGTTGACAGAGGtagttttggatttggttgtgaAGATTGCCATTTTTATTTGGACTACGAGTGTGCCCTGATGCCACCTACAACCAAACAGAAATGGGACGAGCATATGCTCGTGTTATCTTATCCTCCTTTTGTTGAACATCCAGATGAATTTTGCTGTGTGATCTGTGACCTCCAAATGAATCCCAATGAATGGATGTACCACTGTCATGAATGTGACCAATCGTTTCATCCTTGGTGCATTCCCCAGATTCATCAAAATACCAAGTTTGGGCGTGCCATGTATGTAGATGAGCACTCTCACCCTCTCACCCATATTCCCGAGGCATATGACGATGCAATCTGCCATGGCTGTGATAATAATTTTGATGATGGGGAAGAGGCTTTTCAATGCACAGAGTGCAGCTATTGTCTCCGTGCAGATTGTGCTTGCAAAAGGGAAGTTCTAGATCCTTGA